A stretch of DNA from Methanolinea mesophila:
TGCCGTGATTATCGCGACTAAAATAACAGGATTCTAGTACGAGTACAACCCAATAGTTGTAATTCGGTGCACTCCACGGTTCACTGAAGCAGTAATCATCGGAATGCATCGGAACAGGGCTTTTTCACTTCAGGGCCCCCTATGGGGGATTCGTGATGTCCAGGGCCGGATCCGCTCCCGGAGGTCCGGGGAGATCCCCCGATCGGACCGCCGCATATCCCGTGATCCACTCACACTCACAACCTGACAATCGCATCCAAGAGGATACTATGGAACATCTGGCTGAATCTAGCAGGAACAACATCTTTCTCGTGGACGGGACTGCCAACCCGGCCCCGCTCGGCCTCTGTGCGTTCGGGATGACGACGCTCCTGCTCTCGCTGCACAACGCGGGGATCATCGCGCTCGGAAGCCCTATCCTTGCAATGGCCATCTTTTACGGGGGACTTGCACAGGCGATCGCCGGCTTCATGGAATGGAAGAAGAACAACACCTTCGGGTTCGTCACGTTCGGGAGTTTCGGGTTTTTCTGGATCTCCTTTGCGACCATCCTGATCCTCCCCGCCCTCGGGCTGATAAAAGCGCCCGGACCGGTGGAACTCGCTGCATTCCTCGCTGTATGGGGACTGTTCGCCCTGGGCCTCTTCGTCTGCACCCTGCGGATGCACAAGGTGCTCCAGGTGACCCTCCTCTTCGTGGTGCTCCTCGTGGTCGCACTGGTCGCCGCGGAACTCACCGGGATCAAGGCGGTCCTCACCCTTGGCGGGGTCCTGGGACTTATCGCCGGAGGGCTCGCATTCTACATCGGCATGGGCCAGGTGATCAACGAGGTGTACGGGAGAAAAGTGTTCCCGGTATGAACATAAACAAAAAAAATCTTTTTTAGGATTATTCTTCATTGCGTGTCGTTAATTCCTCTGGCTCCCGGAGGTTCGTCCGTTTACAATACGGAGCGTTTCCCCTGCTCAGTTGGAACTTTTCGCAGGAATCGCAGTCCCCGTACCGCGAACACTGCAGGTTCAGGCAGGGACAGTCTTCACGGTTGTTGTCCGGCATCCCAGCTACATCGGGGTCCCGGGCCTTAATGGTGGGTATCGATCACCCCGGAGCGTATGAGAAAATTCTGACCGCAGATTCCTCCCATATTCGCCCGGGGCTCTCCGCGTCGGACGCACGACACTGCATCCGGGATCGGTCCCGGCCTGTAACTCCCCGCGTGAATCAGAGCGTAACCGTCTCCCCCGGTTTCAGCACCTTCACCTTAATATCAGTGGTCCGTTCCACCGCCCTTCTGAACGCTTCGGGATCCTGGTCGATTATAGGCCAGGTGCCGTAGTGGACCGGTATTACAAGAGGCGCCCCCACGAAACGGGCCGCGATCATGGCCTCTTCGGGACCCATGGTATACCTGCCCCCTATAGGCAGGAGTGCGACATCCGGGTGGTAGAGTTCCCCGATAAGCTGCATGTCGGAGAACAGTGCCGTATCTCCCGCATGATACACGGTTGTGCCGTCCATCCTGATGACAAGCCCTGCCGCTGCTCCTCCGGAGTATCCCGGTCCCGCTTCCTCGAGCCAGTTGGAGTGCACCGCAGGGGTCATGGTGAATTTCACCCCCGAGACGGTTATCGAACCGCCCAGGTTCATCGCTTCGGCGGGAAGTCCCTTCCCCTTCAGGTACTTCGCCACCTCGTTGATGGCGATGGTCGGTTTTGCGAGTTCCGTGGTCATACCCATGTGGTCGGCATGCCCGTGGGTTAGAGCCACCAGGTCAGGCGATTCGGGAACCTTCCCTTCGGGAATAAAGGGGTCAATCAGTATGGTTTTCGACCCGCGGAGAAGGACACACGAATGTCCCAGCCATGTCAGATCCATGCATGCGGGTAGGCACCCATGAGTGATAAATTGCCCGTTGGGCTGGTAAAAAAGTATTTCCCCGCCGCCTTCAGGCGACGTCGATCATCTCGGCTTCGGTGATGTCGATGGACTCGCCGAGGCTGTCGCGGGTTGCACTGCGGGTGAGCTGTTCGGAGAGGTCGCGGTCCTCCATTACGTCCTTGATCCGTTCAAGGTAGATGTCGATGGTGGTGTCCTCGGCCTGCTCGATGACATGCCGGTACTCCCGGAGCGTTGACGGGCTCACACCCAGCTCCTCGCTTACCTCTTTCATGGTCTTTCCCGAGTCCAGGAGGTCTTCCATCTGTTCGCGATCGAAGGGCATCTTCCAGTCAAGGTCGCGGAAGAGTTTCAACCGGACACGCGCCCGGGCGACGGTCTTGGAGAGCTTCTCGTCCCCCAGTTCGCGGGCGATCTCGGTATCGTTCTTCCCGGCGTAGTAGAGGCTCACCAGCTTTGCGAGCTGGATGGGTTTCAGCTTGGTCTTGAAGAAGCCCTGGTCGAGGATCTCCCGCATTACCAACGCGATCTCCCGCTCTACCGCGTCCCTGTCTCTCAACGTCCCGTGGATCTTCGTCATGGGCTCTACTATCTTGGTCTTGCCCGAGATATTGGTAAAGAGCTCCAGAAGGTGCGTTTTTCTCTTATCGTCCTGCATGAAACCTCACTAAGGTTACCGTTATAGATCCCGCCAATTGTATATAAGGTTATTGTTCTTTCCATTCGTTTCCGGCGGTCAAATTCTCCAAACAGGTCAATTCCGGGGCCTGTTTTTTCCTTCTCGCGCAAGGTATGATATCACCTCCGTGAGCGGCGTGGATCCCTGTACCGGCCCCATATATGATACACCTTTTTGTCCCACCCCGCTGACACTTATAAACCGACACAGGTGTCCGTCATGAGCGATGTATACGATAAAATAATGGACCTGGCAAAACGGCGGGGATTTATCTGGCCCACCTCCGAGTGTTACGGTTCGGTGGCCGGGTTCATCGATTACGGCCCCCTGGGCTCGATGATGAAACGAAAGATCGAGAACATCTGGCGGCACTTCTACGTGGTCCAGGAAGGGTACTACGAGATCGAGTGCCCCACGATCGGGCAGGAGGACATATTCATCGCCTCCGGTCATGTCAAGGGGTTCTCCGATAAGATGTGCCAGTGCCCGTCCTGCAAGGAATACCTCAGGGCTGACCACGTGGCCGAAGGGCAGAACATCGCCGGGGCCTCCGCGATGAGCGCCGAACAGCTCTCCGAGGTGCTCTGCAAGCTCTGCTGTCCGGCCTGCGGTGAAGAACTCGGAAAGGTGGAGGTATTCAACTTCAACCTCATGTTCGCCACGACCATCGGTCCGGGGTCCCAACGGACCGGATACCTCCGCCCGGAGACCGCACAGGGAATGTTCACCGATTTCTCACGACTGCTCCGGTTCTACCGGGACAAACTTCCCTTCGGAGCGGTGCAGATCGGGAAGTCCTACAGGAACGAGATCTCTCCCCGGCAGGGCATGATCCGGCTGCGGGAGTTTACCCAGGCGGAAGCGGAGATCTTCGTCCATCCCTCCGAGAAGACCCACCCCATGTTCTCCCGGTACGCCGATTACAAAATCCCGCTGCTGGGGATCGCGCAGCAACTGGGGAACACGGACCCCCTGACCGTGACAATGCGGGAAGCGGTCGACCTCGGCCTCGTCGCCAACGAATACGTCGCGTACTATCTCGCGCTCACCCACCAGATCCTGACCACTATCGGGGTGAAGCCGGAACGGATGCGGTTCCGCCAGCACCTCTGCGAAGAACGCGCCCATTATGCAGAGGACTGCTGGGACGCGGAGATCTTCTCCGACCGGTTCGGGTGGGTGGAAACGGTCGGGATCGCCGACCGGACGGACTACGACCTCCGGGCCCACGAACGGCAGAGCGGCCAGCGCTTCGCCGTGTTCCTCCAGTACCAGACCCCGAGAAAAGTCAGGCAGGTCAGGGTAATTCCCGATATGGCCGCACTCGGCCCACGGTTCCGCGGGAAGGCGAAAGCCGTGGCAGACGCCCTGTGTGCCTGTGCCCCCGGTCCCGGAGGAGTGACCATCACCCTTGACGGGGAAGAGATCGAGGTTCCCGCAGCACTCTACCAGGTCAGGGAAGAAGAGGTCGAGGTCCCCGGCGAGGAGGTCACCCCCCACGTGATCGAGCCCAGCTACGGGATCGACCGGATGATCTACGGGGTGCTCGAATCCTCCTATGACGAGGAGCTGGTTGACGGGGAGGAACGGAAAGTGCTCCGGTTCCCCCCGCAGATCGCGCCCGTGCAGGTTGCGGTCTTCCCCCTGATGGCCAGGGACGGCCTCCCCGAGATCGCGGCGGAGATCAGCGAGCAGATACGGCAGAGGGGAATTCTCGCGGAATACGATGATTCCGGGGCCATCGGGCGGCGGTACCGCAGGCAGGACGAGATCGGGACCCCGTTCGCCATCACGGTGGACTACGATTCGAAGGACGACGCCTCCGTCACCCTTCGGGACAGGGACAGCATGCGCCAGGTGCGGGTCCCTATCGAAGGGATCGCCGACAGGATGCGGGGCCTGGTGGAGGGACGTATCTCCTTCTCCGAACTCTAACCCTCCATGTCCTTCATCACCCACCCCTGCATCCGTCCCGAAAGCCTCGAACAGAGGGCCTATCAGCTCACCATCGCCATGCACGCGGTGGACACCCACACCCTGGTGGTCCTCCCCACGGGGCTTGGGAAGACCGCCATTGCCCTCCTGGCCGCGGCGTCACGGTTGTACAACGAAGGGGGGCGGGTCCTGATGATGGCACCCACGAAACCTCTTGTCGAACAGCACTTACGGTTTTTTTCCCGGTACCTCCGGGTCCCGGGTGAGACGGACCACGAAGGACAGTTCGTCATGTTCACCGGGGAGACGCCGCCAGAGGAACGGACGGCACTCTGGAAGAAGGCCCGGGTGATC
This window harbors:
- a CDS encoding acetate uptake transporter, with product MEHLAESSRNNIFLVDGTANPAPLGLCAFGMTTLLLSLHNAGIIALGSPILAMAIFYGGLAQAIAGFMEWKKNNTFGFVTFGSFGFFWISFATILILPALGLIKAPGPVELAAFLAVWGLFALGLFVCTLRMHKVLQVTLLFVVLLVVALVAAELTGIKAVLTLGGVLGLIAGGLAFYIGMGQVINEVYGRKVFPV
- the glyS gene encoding glycine--tRNA ligase, which codes for MSDVYDKIMDLAKRRGFIWPTSECYGSVAGFIDYGPLGSMMKRKIENIWRHFYVVQEGYYEIECPTIGQEDIFIASGHVKGFSDKMCQCPSCKEYLRADHVAEGQNIAGASAMSAEQLSEVLCKLCCPACGEELGKVEVFNFNLMFATTIGPGSQRTGYLRPETAQGMFTDFSRLLRFYRDKLPFGAVQIGKSYRNEISPRQGMIRLREFTQAEAEIFVHPSEKTHPMFSRYADYKIPLLGIAQQLGNTDPLTVTMREAVDLGLVANEYVAYYLALTHQILTTIGVKPERMRFRQHLCEERAHYAEDCWDAEIFSDRFGWVETVGIADRTDYDLRAHERQSGQRFAVFLQYQTPRKVRQVRVIPDMAALGPRFRGKAKAVADALCACAPGPGGVTITLDGEEIEVPAALYQVREEEVEVPGEEVTPHVIEPSYGIDRMIYGVLESSYDEELVDGEERKVLRFPPQIAPVQVAVFPLMARDGLPEIAAEISEQIRQRGILAEYDDSGAIGRRYRRQDEIGTPFAITVDYDSKDDASVTLRDRDSMRQVRVPIEGIADRMRGLVEGRISFSEL
- a CDS encoding metal-dependent hydrolase; the encoded protein is MDLTWLGHSCVLLRGSKTILIDPFIPEGKVPESPDLVALTHGHADHMGMTTELAKPTIAINEVAKYLKGKGLPAEAMNLGGSITVSGVKFTMTPAVHSNWLEEAGPGYSGGAAAGLVIRMDGTTVYHAGDTALFSDMQLIGELYHPDVALLPIGGRYTMGPEEAMIAARFVGAPLVIPVHYGTWPIIDQDPEAFRRAVERTTDIKVKVLKPGETVTL
- a CDS encoding response regulator receiver protein, whose product is MQDDKRKTHLLELFTNISGKTKIVEPMTKIHGTLRDRDAVEREIALVMREILDQGFFKTKLKPIQLAKLVSLYYAGKNDTEIARELGDEKLSKTVARARVRLKLFRDLDWKMPFDREQMEDLLDSGKTMKEVSEELGVSPSTLREYRHVIEQAEDTTIDIYLERIKDVMEDRDLSEQLTRSATRDSLGESIDITEAEMIDVA